A portion of the Anaerolineae bacterium genome contains these proteins:
- a CDS encoding flagellar protein FlaG, which translates to MDINRIDSESLNIQGNPAIVSKIRSAEEEEDRVKTSGSGTSEHLDNQQVRELTEKLQGYVDRMNINIAFSTYGEKNSKTAVTVSEKETGRLIREIPPEELQQLQVKMEELAGMLFNGMV; encoded by the coding sequence ATGGATATCAATAGAATTGACTCGGAGTCCTTGAATATACAGGGGAATCCGGCCATTGTTTCCAAGATTCGGAGCGCAGAAGAAGAAGAAGACCGCGTAAAAACATCTGGATCCGGTACAAGCGAACATCTTGACAATCAACAGGTAAGAGAGTTAACGGAAAAACTCCAGGGATATGTGGACAGGATGAATATAAACATAGCCTTTTCCACATATGGAGAAAAAAATAGCAAAACCGCAGTTACCGTGTCTGAAAAAGAAACAGGAAGGTTGATCCGTGAAATCCCGCCTGAAGAACTGCAGCAATTGCAAGTAAAGATGGAAGAACTTGCCGGCATGCTTTTTAATGGAATGGTTTAA
- the fliS gene encoding flagellar export chaperone FliS produces the protein MYGNGINAYRQTSVTTATPGRLVLMCYEGAISSLKTARKNYISGEYEAKAKTIQKAQNIISELIVALDFEKGGKIAGNLESLYNYMLRRIIEGDVKKDVKALDEVILMLSELESAWKEIFRIPENFSFSHDTGQKKSADSRAAGAY, from the coding sequence ATGTATGGGAATGGAATTAATGCCTACAGGCAGACAAGTGTGACAACGGCGACCCCCGGAAGACTGGTATTAATGTGTTACGAGGGGGCGATCAGCAGCCTGAAGACCGCAAGGAAAAATTATATTTCCGGAGAGTATGAAGCAAAAGCCAAGACTATCCAAAAGGCGCAGAATATTATAAGCGAATTGATTGTGGCGCTTGATTTCGAAAAGGGTGGAAAAATAGCCGGGAATCTCGAATCCCTATACAATTATATGCTGCGCCGCATAATCGAGGGGGATGTAAAAAAGGACGTGAAAGCCCTTGATGAGGTAATTCTGATGCTTAGTGAACTTGAATCAGCATGGAAGGAGATATTCCGCATTCCTGAAAATTTCAGTTTTAGCCATGACACCGGTCAGAAAAAATCCGCGGATTCAAGAGCTGCTGGAGCGTATTAA
- a CDS encoding adenylate/guanylate cyclase domain-containing protein → MTSNVNAKKSIRKIAVLFTDIIGSTMFFQSYGNLAGRKMLQQHEDIVSKATTDFGGTVVKNIGDSILAFFTNPQEATKVAIRIQKEFNRFNKQKDAEYEIHIRIGIHFGDGIIEDKDIFGDVVNIASKLTDLAGSDQIFISHDVFTLVNRLSSLQFEPVEIPDKNNAPIKPEIYQVLWDKSIDLDPTMMSVIYMRPVRKLGIGNFDNIWDNLIKAKALFWNGKIDEEAIMDDQSVILIAKNPSLLMDVAGDMLNFLMENLNTDKETGILPVQIIIDAGPCLEIDKLVREGFKADWEKFNPGTIYISPSACKLIEKEQGSLVIPSTSPGPNQTGPDQTQSFYEIAPGDYKQKENALLFLYQDALSIGQNSPCFYCGNKEHAAQNCPSKHLVDMTNVLNKLGYLSFDKINDIFLAYLMSSEEAKQKAVKSPEESREQETLACLGFYELKQVFQLRFFKSIWDNKNNEWDRITATKNSGDGKGGFIWLAQDCIRVSNLLQAESILQTCLEKYPADYRVYCAQWFLSIEKADLFQSEYHLDKALHYARTKLQKIFILLLLSRFYDLTGDTDKALKKIREIFIIDPFCTEAAYQEIIFKFRQEKMNEALEQLIKLIRTNREYYVNALIDPDLAKFNRIIHPELKKLFRETRQKAQKMAYSAERKFSTLRKFLEQGDDEIEKADAVLLRIKELAHTDSYFGYLDMAYLGDSMISACRRIIIRRKKEFIDAAKKTHGRIGNIFSLVRDYHSRLLSNSAYKQLRIVQSEFNQILEAIKFNDFNGFLEMSIRYKEISKELDEIEPELKRLKTILDIKTFLIIFLKNSAIILSVILFAGTIIFPAIVYYLNTFFPEFNIFTAGDTGFYHKYFIIFGVLGGLSFSFFKSFKAFLKRDL, encoded by the coding sequence ATGACCTCAAACGTAAATGCAAAAAAATCCATCAGGAAAATAGCCGTTCTTTTTACAGACATTATTGGATCAACCATGTTTTTCCAATCTTACGGCAATCTGGCTGGACGCAAAATGCTCCAGCAACACGAAGACATTGTTTCAAAAGCAACCACAGATTTCGGCGGAACCGTCGTCAAAAATATTGGCGACTCGATTCTTGCTTTTTTTACCAACCCTCAGGAAGCGACAAAGGTCGCTATACGAATACAAAAGGAGTTTAACCGATTTAACAAGCAAAAAGATGCTGAGTATGAAATCCATATTAGAATTGGAATTCACTTTGGCGATGGTATTATCGAAGATAAAGATATATTTGGGGATGTGGTGAATATAGCCTCCAAGCTGACAGATCTTGCGGGAAGCGATCAAATATTCATATCTCACGATGTTTTTACTCTGGTTAACAGATTATCTTCCCTTCAATTTGAACCTGTTGAAATTCCGGATAAAAACAATGCTCCAATAAAACCGGAAATTTATCAGGTTCTATGGGACAAAAGCATCGACCTTGATCCAACCATGATGTCGGTCATTTATATGAGACCTGTCCGGAAATTGGGAATCGGCAATTTTGATAACATCTGGGACAATCTCATCAAGGCTAAAGCCCTATTCTGGAACGGCAAAATTGATGAAGAAGCAATAATGGATGATCAATCCGTTATACTCATTGCAAAAAATCCGTCTCTGCTTATGGATGTAGCCGGTGATATGTTAAATTTTCTTATGGAAAATTTAAACACTGATAAAGAAACAGGTATCCTGCCTGTACAGATAATTATCGACGCGGGTCCCTGTCTGGAAATCGACAAACTGGTTCGTGAAGGGTTTAAAGCAGACTGGGAAAAATTCAATCCGGGAACAATCTACATATCACCTTCTGCCTGTAAATTAATAGAAAAAGAACAAGGCAGCCTGGTTATTCCTTCAACATCGCCCGGTCCGAACCAAACCGGTCCGGACCAAACTCAATCCTTCTATGAAATAGCCCCCGGTGATTATAAACAAAAAGAAAATGCCTTGCTTTTCTTATATCAGGATGCCTTAAGTATAGGACAGAATTCACCCTGCTTTTACTGTGGCAACAAAGAACATGCTGCACAGAACTGTCCCTCCAAACATCTTGTCGATATGACCAATGTTTTAAATAAACTGGGATATCTTTCTTTTGATAAAATCAACGACATTTTCCTTGCGTATCTAATGAGTTCAGAAGAGGCAAAGCAAAAAGCTGTAAAATCTCCGGAAGAATCACGCGAGCAGGAAACGTTGGCCTGCCTTGGATTCTATGAACTCAAACAGGTCTTTCAGCTTCGTTTCTTCAAAAGTATCTGGGATAATAAAAACAATGAGTGGGACAGGATCACAGCAACAAAGAATAGCGGTGACGGCAAAGGCGGTTTTATATGGTTAGCTCAAGATTGCATCCGCGTTTCCAACCTTCTTCAGGCGGAATCGATTTTGCAAACCTGTTTGGAAAAATATCCTGCCGATTACAGGGTGTACTGCGCACAGTGGTTTCTGAGTATAGAAAAAGCCGATCTCTTCCAGAGCGAATATCACCTTGACAAGGCGCTTCATTACGCGAGGACAAAGCTTCAGAAAATTTTTATCCTGCTTTTACTCTCCCGTTTTTATGATCTTACAGGCGATACTGACAAGGCTCTAAAAAAAATAAGAGAAATCTTTATCATTGATCCCTTTTGCACGGAAGCCGCATATCAGGAGATCATATTTAAATTCCGGCAGGAAAAAATGAATGAAGCACTGGAACAGCTCATTAAACTTATTCGGACAAATCGGGAATATTATGTTAACGCCCTAATTGACCCGGACCTGGCCAAGTTTAACAGGATAATTCATCCGGAACTCAAGAAACTTTTCAGGGAAACCCGTCAAAAAGCACAGAAAATGGCTTACAGCGCTGAAAGAAAATTTTCCACACTCAGAAAATTTTTGGAACAAGGCGATGATGAGATTGAAAAAGCAGATGCCGTATTGTTAAGGATAAAAGAATTGGCGCACACTGATAGTTACTTCGGATACCTCGACATGGCCTATCTTGGCGATTCCATGATCAGCGCCTGCCGCAGAATCATAATCCGTCGGAAGAAAGAGTTCATAGATGCTGCTAAAAAAACACACGGGCGCATAGGAAACATTTTCAGCCTTGTAAGAGATTACCATTCCAGGCTTCTTTCCAATTCTGCCTATAAACAATTAAGAATCGTTCAATCGGAATTTAATCAAATTTTGGAAGCGATAAAATTTAATGATTTTAACGGATTTCTGGAAATGTCTATACGATATAAGGAAATTTCAAAAGAATTGGATGAGATAGAGCCGGAATTAAAAAGATTAAAAACAATACTGGACATTAAAACATTTCTAATCATTTTTTTAAAAAATTCGGCCATCATTCTTTCTGTCATCCTGTTTGCAGGCACAATTATTTTCCCCGCCATAGTTTATTATCTTAATACTTTTTTCCCGGAATTTAATATTTTCACGGCAGGAGATACCGGCTTCTATCACAAGTATTTTATCATTTTCGGAGTTCTTGGAGGATTATCATTTTCCTTTTTCAAATCTTTCAAAGCCTTTTTAAAGCGAGATCTTTGA
- the fliD gene encoding flagellar filament capping protein FliD has product MALSTNLISGLSSGFDWRSMIDQLMSIEHRRVDIVEDRKSDYQAKLSAFRSMNTMLLSLKTQSVTLAKSDSFNVYTSSLTTDSANYSASDFMSITTSVDAAPGSHTIEMTTSSSIAEARKISSKSFASYDEALVLTGEFIINGRAVRVDDTDDLMDIRDKINNVNSGSNATGVTASILTVSDTDYRLILTSDNTGEEAFNIFDASADTVNILQNTSTGLGFLDSTTPTIKNPTSDGAESGRFSSSEVAVGSLLGLTSAQTGTDITVGTTSTLDINLATQSLSTIASNINDLAGISASVESITEDGTTRYYIDISGTTTFSDKNNVLQTLGILAGGQSDVAEVHSQESVVNTNGDAATQITTGTVLTNLWSNGTNSNVVAGDKITIQGTRGDGSVVDFDYTIATDETIQTLLDQINNTTDGFGKTGSRTATASLVDGKIQIEDDTDGDSQLSLSLIANNNVSGGTLDFGTIAASTEGYTMQSAEGKDASVKIDGTTITSSTNIITVVIAGVTINLKKIEAGSQVDLNISRDTNGIKSSVQSFIGKYNEILEYINDQFAWDEDTESAGLLSGDGTLSSIKSSLQNILISTIKDLPTDMNALSLIGINSDMNGVLSLNDSDFTDALVSDFAGVRRIFIAEGTTTDGDIAYISHTRDTVAGDYAVAITTAAEQATITGVTDLSGGIASDETIVITQGNSIATIALDDTGNGKSIDDIVNAINSELDTVYTELWTGTTANILIGVADDAITSSTVWEDIDTGAEANNVVNGDTISFSGKTRSGTSISGTYTIEEKTTDTVQGLLSAIEAAYGNDVSANIDSNGKLILTDNTSGSSQLEISVTCNNEGLGSLDFGTMEVTTEGRYAMAVTASKDAGDQLVLESDDYGSSVSFTVKQYATVSGAEEITGDVVNKSSAVNITGATAFNAIDGYAASTADTIKINGVEHDGTVIDEVTFNVYDGAYKNIGALLTEIGTALGGTASVVDGKIKLTDDTTGASLMTLTLTEPAGLNFGTISASTGIINGSDSGVDVAGTINGEAATGSGQALTGSEPAEDETTSVEGLSIKITLTPAQLASQGEDQGNVKITMGAAEKFDRELYGITDAYDGYVAFKLTSLQNSIDSFETQIDNMEARLDRKMETMITRFVAMELALAKIQNQGQWLSAQTSSAMAGWV; this is encoded by the coding sequence ATGGCTCTCAGCACAAACCTTATAAGTGGCCTTTCAAGCGGTTTTGACTGGCGGTCTATGATCGACCAGCTCATGTCGATTGAACACCGCCGTGTGGATATAGTTGAAGATAGAAAGAGTGACTATCAGGCAAAGCTATCTGCCTTTCGATCCATGAATACCATGCTTTTGTCCCTGAAGACGCAGTCAGTGACACTGGCAAAGAGTGATTCCTTCAATGTATATACCTCGTCTTTAACTACCGATTCCGCCAATTACAGTGCATCGGATTTTATGTCTATTACCACAAGTGTCGATGCTGCTCCAGGGTCTCACACCATTGAAATGACAACAAGTTCGAGCATTGCCGAGGCCCGAAAGATTTCGTCTAAGAGTTTTGCAAGCTACGACGAGGCATTGGTTCTGACCGGAGAATTCATTATCAACGGCAGGGCGGTCAGAGTGGATGACACCGATGACCTGATGGACATCCGCGACAAGATCAATAACGTGAACTCCGGTTCAAATGCCACAGGGGTGACGGCCTCAATATTGACGGTTTCCGACACCGATTATCGTTTGATATTGACAAGCGATAATACAGGTGAAGAAGCTTTCAATATTTTTGACGCGAGCGCCGACACGGTTAATATCCTGCAAAACACTTCCACCGGGTTGGGATTTCTTGACAGCACAACACCCACGATAAAAAATCCCACCAGTGACGGGGCCGAGTCCGGGAGGTTTTCGAGCAGTGAGGTGGCGGTTGGTTCACTTCTTGGTCTAACCAGCGCCCAGACAGGTACCGATATAACAGTAGGCACTACAAGTACGCTTGACATTAATCTGGCCACGCAATCCCTATCAACAATTGCAAGCAATATAAATGACTTGGCCGGCATATCAGCCTCCGTGGAAAGTATTACCGAAGACGGAACAACCAGATACTACATCGATATAAGCGGGACGACCACTTTCAGCGACAAGAATAATGTGCTTCAGACCTTAGGGATTCTGGCCGGGGGGCAGAGTGATGTAGCCGAGGTGCATTCCCAGGAATCAGTCGTGAATACTAATGGGGATGCTGCGACACAAATTACCACAGGAACCGTCTTAACCAACCTTTGGTCTAACGGAACAAATTCCAATGTGGTGGCGGGAGATAAAATTACTATCCAGGGAACAAGAGGCGATGGTTCAGTAGTTGATTTCGATTACACAATCGCAACGGATGAGACGATACAGACACTTCTTGACCAAATTAACAACACGACCGATGGTTTTGGCAAAACCGGCTCAAGGACGGCCACGGCCAGCCTCGTAGATGGAAAGATTCAGATTGAAGACGACACCGACGGAGATAGTCAGTTAAGCCTCAGTTTAATCGCCAATAACAATGTCAGTGGCGGCACTCTTGACTTTGGAACGATTGCCGCCTCTACCGAAGGCTACACCATGCAGTCAGCCGAGGGCAAGGACGCCAGCGTCAAGATAGACGGCACAACCATAACCAGTTCTACCAACATCATTACCGTTGTTATTGCGGGAGTTACCATAAACTTAAAGAAGATAGAAGCCGGCTCACAGGTTGATTTGAACATCTCACGGGATACGAACGGCATAAAATCATCTGTTCAGAGCTTTATAGGCAAGTATAATGAAATACTGGAATATATAAATGACCAGTTTGCGTGGGATGAGGATACGGAATCAGCAGGCTTGCTCAGCGGCGACGGGACCCTGTCATCCATCAAGTCAAGTCTCCAGAATATCCTGATCAGCACGATCAAAGACCTTCCAACAGACATGAATGCCCTTTCGCTGATCGGAATCAACTCCGATATGAACGGCGTGCTCTCGCTCAATGACAGTGATTTTACAGATGCCCTGGTCAGCGATTTTGCCGGCGTGAGAAGAATTTTTATAGCTGAAGGAACCACCACGGATGGTGATATTGCATATATATCACATACCAGAGATACCGTGGCTGGTGATTACGCCGTCGCGATTACCACGGCAGCGGAGCAGGCAACTATCACGGGCGTGACAGATTTAAGCGGTGGAATTGCAAGCGATGAGACCATAGTCATTACCCAGGGCAACAGTATAGCCACCATTGCCCTTGATGACACGGGCAACGGAAAGTCTATCGATGATATCGTAAATGCCATCAATTCCGAGCTGGATACGGTCTATACCGAGCTGTGGACAGGGACAACGGCAAATATCCTGATTGGGGTAGCCGACGACGCCATTACTTCCAGTACTGTATGGGAGGATATTGATACCGGCGCAGAGGCCAATAATGTCGTTAACGGTGACACCATATCTTTCTCAGGAAAGACAAGAAGCGGAACATCAATATCAGGCACATACACCATCGAGGAAAAAACCACGGATACTGTCCAGGGGCTGTTGTCGGCCATAGAGGCTGCCTATGGGAACGATGTTTCGGCAAACATCGATTCCAACGGCAAATTGATCCTTACCGATAACACGTCAGGAAGCAGCCAGCTTGAAATTTCTGTGACGTGCAATAATGAAGGCCTCGGCAGTCTCGATTTCGGCACAATGGAAGTGACCACCGAAGGCCGCTATGCCATGGCTGTTACCGCATCAAAGGATGCCGGCGACCAGCTTGTGCTGGAAAGCGACGATTACGGAAGCAGTGTTTCATTTACCGTTAAGCAGTATGCGACGGTGAGCGGCGCGGAAGAGATTACCGGTGATGTTGTAAACAAAAGCAGCGCGGTTAACATTACGGGCGCCACTGCATTTAACGCCATTGACGGCTATGCGGCCAGCACTGCCGATACTATTAAAATCAACGGGGTGGAGCATGACGGGACAGTCATAGATGAGGTTACTTTTAATGTCTATGACGGGGCATATAAGAATATTGGTGCCCTTCTTACCGAAATAGGGACCGCCCTTGGCGGCACAGCAAGCGTGGTTGACGGCAAAATAAAGCTTACGGACGATACCACGGGCGCTAGCCTCATGACCCTGACGCTGACAGAACCTGCCGGACTCAATTTCGGAACTATTTCAGCCTCAACCGGCATAATCAACGGGAGCGATTCCGGCGTTGACGTGGCCGGAACAATCAATGGCGAGGCAGCCACCGGTTCGGGACAGGCCCTTACAGGGTCCGAGCCTGCAGAAGATGAAACAACCAGCGTGGAGGGGCTGTCCATCAAGATCACTCTTACCCCTGCCCAACTGGCTTCTCAAGGAGAAGATCAAGGCAACGTCAAAATTACCATGGGCGCTGCTGAAAAGTTTGACAGGGAATTATACGGCATTACTGATGCGTACGACGGCTATGTGGCCTTCAAGCTGACTTCACTTCAAAACAGCATTGACAGTTTCGAGACCCAGATTGATAACATGGAGGCACGTCTTGACCGGAAGATGGAGACAATGATAACTCGGTTCGTGGCCATGGAACTGGCTCTGGCCAAGATTCAGAACCAGGGTCAATGGCTTTCGGCTCAGACCAGCAGTGCAATGGCCGGATGGGTATAG